Proteins encoded within one genomic window of Phyllobacterium sp. T1293:
- a CDS encoding heme ABC transporter ATP-binding protein, translated as MIRVSNVSVSLGRSKIVKDVSFDAGAGEFTVIVGPNGSGKTTLMRALSGDLPHEGTISINGTLITQLKLWQMAAMRAILPQSTSLSFPFTVREIVKLGMTSGRSGAPRHTVDTLPDDALERVDLAGFGGRFYQELSGGEQQRVQLARVLCQVWQPVLDGQPRFLFLDEPVSSLDIKHQLIIMQIARDFADRGGGVIAILHDLNLTSMFADRIVVMHRGHADSVGTPEQVLTDDRILRVYECALKVGGLPGKSVPFVLPQSAML; from the coding sequence ATGATCCGCGTTTCCAATGTCTCCGTGTCACTTGGACGAAGCAAGATTGTCAAAGATGTATCCTTTGATGCTGGGGCAGGTGAGTTCACCGTCATCGTCGGCCCTAATGGTTCGGGGAAAACGACATTGATGCGTGCTCTCTCCGGTGATCTGCCGCATGAGGGCACAATCAGCATCAATGGCACCCTGATCACCCAGTTGAAACTCTGGCAGATGGCGGCCATGCGCGCGATCCTGCCGCAATCAACCTCGCTGTCTTTCCCGTTCACCGTGCGGGAAATCGTCAAGCTTGGAATGACCAGCGGCCGTTCCGGCGCGCCTCGTCATACCGTGGATACCCTGCCGGATGACGCGCTCGAACGGGTCGACCTTGCAGGCTTTGGCGGACGTTTTTATCAGGAACTCTCCGGCGGCGAACAACAGCGCGTGCAACTGGCGCGCGTTCTCTGCCAGGTCTGGCAACCGGTGCTTGATGGCCAGCCCCGCTTCCTCTTTCTGGATGAACCGGTTTCCAGCCTCGATATCAAACACCAGCTTATTATCATGCAGATTGCCCGTGATTTTGCTGATCGTGGTGGCGGCGTCATCGCGATCCTGCACGACCTCAATCTTACATCCATGTTTGCCGACCGTATTGTGGTTATGCACAGGGGCCATGCTGATTCTGTGGGTACACCTGAGCAAGTCTTGACGGATGACCGCATCTTGCGTGTTTATGAATGCGCGCTCAAAGTGGGTGGCCTGCCCGGCAAATCCGTACCATTTGTTTTGCCCCAATCCGCGATGCTCTGA